Proteins from a single region of Drosophila biarmipes strain raj3 chromosome 3R, RU_DBia_V1.1, whole genome shotgun sequence:
- the LOC108026350 gene encoding protein takeout — translation MLGPALAFVLCLSVSVQAVFPDDPKPCKYGDGECIMKLSNTLFSERSSAEEPGLNLVPLDPLKVDKLVISQGEDTSPVGITLTFTDNLLYGMKDQRIVKVKGFGKDLTGKHELRIVAKTFSLVGPYNINGKVLILPISGTGNSNMTMANVKAIVTFSGKPLEKDGEIFLDITNFKITMKPESTHYHFSNLFNGDKALGDNMNVFLNENAEAIYKETASAIDRSFSQLFKGIVGGVFSKVPYAKLFAEE, via the exons ATGCTCGGACCGGCCCTAGCATTCGTTCTTTGCCTATCCGTGTCGGTGCAGGCCGTATTCC CCGACGATCCCAAGCCCTGTAAGTACGGCGATGGCGAGTGCATCATGAAGCTGAGCAACACCCTCTTCAGCGAGAGGTCTTCGGCGGAGGAGCCCGGTCTTAACCTGGTGCCCCTAGATCCTTTGAAGGTGGACAAGCTTGTGATAAGCCAGGGAGAGGACACCAGTCCCGTGGGCATAACTCTGACTTTTACCGATAATTTGCTATACGGCATGAAGGACCAAAGGATAGTTAAAGTGAA GGGATTCGGAAAGGACCTCACCGGAAAGCACGAGCTGAGGATCGTGGCGAAGACCTTCTCCCTGGTGGGACCCTACAACATCAACGGCAAGGTACTCATTCTGCCCATCAGCGGCACAGGAAACAGTAACATGACCATGG CTAACGTCAAGGCAATTGTCACCTTCTCGGGAAAACCCCTGGAGAAGGACGGCGAAATCTTTTTGGACATTACCAACTTCAAAATAACAATGAAGCCGGAGTCCACCCACTACCACTTCTCGAATCTCTTCAATGGGGACAAGGCGCTGGGCGACAATATGAATGTCTTCCTGAACGAGAACGCGGAGGCCATTTACAAGGAGACGGCCTCGGCAATTGACAGGTCCTTCAGCCAGCTCTTCAAGGGAATCGTTGGGGGCGTGTTCTCCAAAGTGCCGTATGCCAAGCTTTTTGCCGAGGAGTAG
- the LOC108026349 gene encoding protein takeout: MLLLQLGSVALLFCLASGASNFPPELPRCHMGDTSCIINVSHMLIRQYARTGYAPAGFPQVEPFLIKRFDISDGRTGSLNLKLNFKDVNVEGLSGVKFDRAVGFGGDPATSKFEMYGSFPKIVLKGKYVADGRILILPIRGDGDAEIVLHNPKFSVKFKPGTQVRNGRTFLSVDKLKVLVEPQKMNIRLENLFNGDQALGTNLNQFLNDNWTEVWNELHPSVHVAIAEIMKSILTQLFKRFAYEDLFLDN; this comes from the exons ATGCTGCTGCTCCAACTGGGCTCCGTGGCCCTGCTCTTCTGCCTGGCCAGTGGCGCCTCCAATTTCC CTCCCGAGCTGCCCCGCTGCCACATGGGCGACACCAGCTGCATCATCAACGTGTCCCACATGCTCATCCGGCAGTACGCCCGGACTGGCTACGCGCCGGCTGGCTTCCCCCAGGTGGAGCCCTTCCTCATCAAGCGCTTCGACATCTCCGACGGACGCACTGGCTCGCTGAACCTCAAGCTCAACTTCAAGGATGTGAATGTGGAGGGCCTGTCGGGAGTGAAGTTCGATAGGGCTGT TGGCTTTGGCGGAGATCCTGCCACCAGCAAGTTTGAGATGTACGGCTCCTTCCCCAAGATCGTTCTGAAGGGCAAGTACGTGGCGGACGGACGCATCCTGATCCTGCCCATTCGCGGCGATGGCGATGCCGAGATCGTGCTGCACAATCCCAAGTTCTCGGTGAAGTTCAAGCCGGGCACCCAGGTGCGCAATGGACGCACCTTCCTGAGCGTGGACAAGCTCAAGGTGCTGGTGGAGCCACAGAA GATGAACATCCGCCTGGAGAACCTCTTCAACGGCGACCAGGCCCTGGGCACCAACCTGAACCAGTTCCTCAACGACAACTGGACGGAGGTGTGGAACGAGCTGCATCCCTCCGTGCACGTGGCCATCGCCGAGATCATGAAGAGCATCCTCACGCAGCTGTTCAAGCGGTTCGCCTACGAGGAtctcttcctggacaactga
- the LOC108026436 gene encoding nucleotide exchange factor Sil1, translating to MSGKRIVCLLTSVLILASLQVAAATETDNKTSEFVATKEWQVIAEGQAIPKGLHVRINMQTGLKEAKLLDESERGTALQSQPADQKTQDQDDNEPLALDYKPDIIEESLRRVKEQEKSYAELRKAYKEFQKNFRTDGELIVQLIDQYRNFSKTPLESEMRSKLECLENLEYLLHQIDNALMFIDNGGLDDVLLPIVVNDTNTSLRVSAMRVLGSLASNNPKAQIKVFEKNFGSHLAQILTSSGNAAEISAALHAFGALLRKFPLAQQRVLSTSGTQALIKVLQSPDVELRSKAKVVTLISDLVLEKRSVLEASKDAPEAASTMAQYVLLEFEPWLQTQGYCAAVDSVLTKDFLHLLEQPEVVEQFAIALETTENLCLASWSQSAGLRHALLTVRNRYANTEDEYRLEVSQILAKLCERLFNKPKHTEL from the exons ATGAGTGGAAAGCGGATAGTTTGCCTCCTGACCAGTGTCCTGATCCTGGCCAGCCTGCAAGTGGCGGCGGCAACGGAAACGGACAACAAAACCAGTGAATTCGTGGCCACCAAGGAATGGCAGGTGATTGCGGAAG GTCAAGCCATTCCCAAGGGCCTCCACGTGCGCATCAACATGCAGACCGGACTCAAGGAGGCCAAACTGCTGGACGAAAGCGAACGTGGCACTGCGCTGCAGAGTCAACCGGCGGATCAGAAGACCCAGGATCAGGATGACAACGAACCCCTGGCCCTGGACTACAAGCCGGACATCATCGAGGAGTCGCTGCGTCGGGTCAAGGAGCAGGAGAAGAGCTACGCGGAGCTGCGCAAGGCCTACAAGGAGTTCCAGAAGAACTTTCGCACGGACGGGGAGCTGATTGTTCAGCTGATCGATCAGTACCGGAACTTCAGCAAGACGCCGCTGGAGTCGGAGATGCGCTCCAAGCTGGAGTGTCTGGAGAACCTGGAGTACTTGCTGCACCAGATCGACAATGCCCTGATGTTCATCGATAATGGCGGGCTGGACGACGTCCTCCTGCCCATTGTGGTCAACGATACGAACACCTCGCTGAGGGTCTCGGCCATGCGGGTGCTGGGCTCCCTGGCGAGCAACAATCCCAAGGCCCAGATCAAGGTGTTCGAGAAGAACTTTGGCTCGCATCTGGCCCAGATCCTGACCAGCTCCGGGAACGCTGCAGAGATCTCTGCTGCACTTCATGCTTTTGGAGCTCTGTTGCGGAAGTTTCCGCTAGCCCAGCAGCGAGTGCTGTCCACTTCGGGCACACAGGCTCTGATAAAGGTACTGCAAAGTCCAGATGTGGAGCTGCGAAGCAAGGCCAAAGTGGTGACCCTCATCAGTGACCTGGTACTGGAGAAGCGGTCCGTGCTGGAGGCTAGCAAAGATGCGCCCGAAGCGGCCTCCACGATGGCGCAATATGTGCTCCTGGAGTTCGAACCCTGGCTACAAACGCAGGGCTACTGTGCGGCTGTGGACAGTGTCCTGACCAAGGACTTCCTGCATCTTCTAGAGCAACCCGAGGTGGTGGAACAGTTCGCCATTGCCCTGGAGACCACCGAGAATCTGTGTCTTGCCTCCTGGTCACAAAGTGCGGGTCTCAGACACGCCCTGCTCACGGTTCGCAACCGATATGCCAACACCGAGGACGAGTACCGACTGGAGGTGTCCCAGATCCTGGCCAAGCTGTGCGAGAGATTGTTCAACAAGCCGAAACACACCGAACTGTAA